The following are from one region of the Vibrio hyugaensis genome:
- a CDS encoding PAAR domain-containing protein: MTLPAARITDMHVCPMQTPATPPIPHVGGPVTGPGAPTVLIGSLPAATVSDVCVCVGTPDSIAMGSTTVLLSNKPAARMGDTTSHGGSIVAGMPTVLIGG, encoded by the coding sequence ATGACATTACCTGCAGCTCGTATCACTGACATGCATGTATGTCCAATGCAGACACCTGCAACGCCGCCAATTCCTCATGTGGGTGGTCCAGTCACTGGTCCTGGGGCACCTACTGTGTTGATAGGTAGCTTACCTGCCGCAACAGTGAGTGACGTTTGCGTGTGCGTTGGAACTCCAGATTCTATCGCGATGGGAAGCACGACCGTGCTATTAAGCAATAAGCCTGCCGCTCGGATGGGCGATACCACTTCACATGGCGGTAGCATCGTTGCTGGCATGCCCACAGTCCTTATAGGGGGATAA
- a CDS encoding type VI secretion system tube protein Hcp has translation MASIYMRIDGTTPKGAATVDKIGGKDGFFAIDTVNWSAVRGVGIDVGNANNADQGMVALGEVNITRGCDGATPYLTTFLYAPGGEGKTIEIVMTKPNREGSGADPYLILTLSAARMSSYNMGASDGHLPNESFSLTYTEISKAYYIEGEGGKIEKGPEVGFDATTAKVTSTAS, from the coding sequence ATGGCTTCTATTTACATGAGAATCGATGGCACTACCCCAAAAGGTGCTGCAACGGTAGATAAGATCGGTGGCAAGGATGGATTTTTTGCTATTGATACAGTGAACTGGAGTGCCGTTCGTGGCGTTGGCATCGACGTCGGTAATGCGAACAACGCAGACCAAGGCATGGTCGCGCTAGGTGAAGTGAACATCACTCGAGGTTGTGATGGCGCGACCCCTTACCTAACCACTTTCCTTTATGCTCCGGGCGGTGAAGGTAAAACCATCGAAATCGTCATGACCAAACCAAACCGTGAAGGCTCTGGCGCGGATCCATACCTAATCCTGACACTAAGCGCAGCACGTATGTCGAGCTACAACATGGGCGCGTCTGATGGTCACCTACCAAATGAATCGTTTAGCCTCACTTACACCGAGATTTCGAAAGCGTACTACATCGAAGGCGAAGGCGGCAAAATCGAGAAAGGTCCTGAAGTGGGCTTTGACGCGACGACAGCGAAAGTTACTTCGACAGCTTCTTAA
- the tssB gene encoding type VI secretion system contractile sheath small subunit, whose product MALNSQHKRVSKNRVSITYDVETNGAVETKELPFVVGVVGDYSGHRQDKENVEDRTFYNVDKDNFDTVMKRVGPELSLKVDNVLVDDDSQIEASLKFSSMKDFEPEAIVEQVEPLKKLVETRNQLKVLLSKADRSRDLEKLLKEVLQSADTINALSDELGIQKEGAE is encoded by the coding sequence ATGGCACTGAACTCCCAGCACAAGCGAGTTAGCAAAAACCGTGTAAGTATTACTTACGATGTCGAGACGAATGGCGCAGTAGAAACCAAAGAACTCCCTTTTGTAGTGGGAGTTGTGGGTGATTACTCGGGTCACAGACAAGACAAAGAAAACGTGGAAGATCGTACCTTCTACAACGTCGACAAAGACAACTTCGATACCGTGATGAAGCGCGTTGGTCCAGAGCTTTCACTCAAAGTGGACAACGTTTTGGTTGATGACGACAGCCAAATCGAAGCGAGTCTGAAATTCTCATCAATGAAAGATTTCGAGCCTGAAGCAATCGTTGAGCAAGTTGAACCGCTTAAGAAACTTGTTGAGACTCGTAACCAACTCAAAGTACTGCTTTCAAAAGCGGACCGTTCTCGTGATCTAGAGAAGCTACTCAAGGAAGTTCTGCAAAGTGCAGACACTATCAACGCCCTTTCCGATGAGCTAGGCATCCAGAAAGAAGGAGCAGAATAA
- a CDS encoding GntR family transcriptional regulator: protein MNTELKTRHKVIVSEKEHTKSESLTESLVEAIVSGEIEPGSKISEPELAKKYQVSRGPLREAMMRLEGLGLIERIPHVGARVITFSPEKLIELYSVREALEGMAARLAARYITQEELLSLEMLLSTHSKHIDEVEGSSYFHQHGDFDFHYRIIQASRNSKLISLLCDELYHLLRMYRYQSPRAQSRPNEALNEHKFILQAIRNRDEELAEMLMRRHISGSRKLIELQILHSESRDIPK, encoded by the coding sequence ATGAATACAGAATTGAAAACTCGTCATAAAGTGATTGTCTCTGAGAAGGAGCACACTAAATCTGAATCGCTGACTGAATCGTTAGTGGAAGCGATCGTAAGTGGTGAAATTGAACCGGGAAGTAAAATCTCAGAGCCTGAATTAGCCAAGAAATATCAAGTGAGTAGAGGCCCTTTGCGTGAAGCCATGATGCGTCTTGAAGGGCTTGGCTTGATTGAGCGCATTCCGCACGTTGGTGCTCGTGTTATTACTTTCTCTCCAGAAAAACTTATCGAATTGTATTCAGTCCGCGAAGCGTTAGAAGGCATGGCAGCAAGGCTCGCGGCTCGCTATATCACTCAAGAAGAGTTACTGAGTTTGGAAATGCTATTGTCGACACATTCCAAACATATTGACGAAGTTGAAGGCTCGTCTTATTTCCACCAGCATGGTGACTTCGACTTCCATTATCGAATCATTCAAGCGAGCCGAAACAGCAAGCTTATCTCTCTGCTTTGCGACGAGCTGTATCACTTGCTACGCATGTATCGTTACCAATCGCCACGTGCGCAATCTCGTCCTAATGAAGCACTCAACGAACACAAATTCATTCTGCAAGCGATTCGCAACCGTGATGAAGAGCTGGCAGAAATGCTGATGAGAAGGCATATCTCAGGCAGCCGAAAACTCATCGAATTACAGATCCTACATTCTGAAAGTAGAGATATACCCAAGTGA
- the prpC gene encoding bifunctional 2-methylcitrate synthase/citrate synthase, producing MPHSVEKKAEIGGAGLRGQSAGSTALCTVGKTGTGLTYRGYDITDLANHAQFEEVAHLLLRGHLPNQQELDAYKTHLLSLRGLPAELKQALELIPADAHPMDVMRTGCSMLGNLEQEMDFEQQLHATERMLALFPAIICYWYRFSHDGVRIKTHDNSEDCIGGYFLKLLTDKAPSETHKKVMHCSLILYAEHEFNASTFAARVCASTLSDLHSCITAAIGTLRGPLHGGANEAAMEMIQDWQTPDEAEANILQMLENKDKIMGFGHAIYRESDPRNALIKRWSEALSKEVGGTHLYAVSERVESVMKREKGLFCNADFFHASAYHFMDIPTKLFTPIFVMSRLTGWAAHVYEQRANNRIIRPSADYTGPDHQDWVPIEQR from the coding sequence ATGCCTCATTCTGTAGAAAAGAAAGCTGAGATAGGTGGCGCAGGTCTACGCGGTCAAAGCGCTGGAAGCACAGCTTTATGTACTGTCGGTAAAACGGGGACGGGTCTAACGTATCGTGGTTACGATATTACGGACTTAGCAAATCATGCTCAATTTGAAGAAGTGGCGCATTTGCTGTTACGCGGTCACTTACCTAATCAACAAGAGCTAGACGCCTACAAGACACATCTATTGAGCCTGCGTGGCTTACCAGCGGAGCTTAAGCAAGCGTTAGAGCTGATTCCTGCTGATGCACATCCGATGGATGTCATGCGCACAGGTTGCTCTATGCTAGGTAACTTAGAGCAAGAAATGGACTTTGAGCAACAGCTGCATGCTACTGAGCGAATGCTGGCGCTTTTTCCTGCCATCATCTGTTACTGGTATCGATTCAGCCACGATGGCGTGCGAATCAAAACGCACGATAACAGCGAAGACTGCATTGGCGGCTACTTCCTAAAACTGCTTACCGATAAAGCACCAAGTGAAACGCACAAAAAGGTGATGCACTGTTCTTTGATTCTTTATGCAGAGCATGAGTTTAATGCCTCAACATTTGCGGCGCGTGTGTGTGCTTCTACGCTTTCTGATCTTCATTCTTGTATCACAGCTGCTATCGGCACGCTGCGAGGTCCACTTCATGGCGGTGCAAACGAAGCGGCGATGGAGATGATTCAAGATTGGCAAACGCCAGATGAGGCAGAAGCCAATATTCTGCAAATGCTAGAGAACAAAGACAAAATCATGGGCTTTGGTCATGCGATCTACCGCGAAAGTGACCCTCGCAATGCGCTGATCAAGCGTTGGTCAGAAGCGTTATCGAAAGAGGTGGGGGGGACACATCTTTACGCTGTCTCTGAGCGTGTGGAATCCGTCATGAAGCGCGAGAAAGGTCTGTTTTGTAATGCCGACTTTTTCCATGCTTCGGCTTACCACTTCATGGATATTCCAACCAAATTGTTTACACCAATCTTTGTGATGAGCCGACTGACAGGTTGGGCGGCGCATGTGTATGAACAACGTGCGAACAACCGAATCATTCGCCCAAGTGCGGATTATACCGGACCGGATCATCAAGACTGGGTGCCAATCGAACAACGCTAG
- the tssC gene encoding type VI secretion system contractile sheath large subunit, producing the protein MTTEVENQPQAEAAEASLSFLDRAIEATTKTPADTTKELFSVLAEQALSGTVTWDKNVTKTIENAIVEIDKKLSKQLSKVMQENDFQKLEGSWRGLQKLVKESDLGRSLKIKMVDYTKDELLDQFEDAPAIDRSPLFNAVYQGEYGTAGGEPYGTFIGDYEFSAKDEDVALLRYMGEVAAACHAPFIAAANAEMFEFNDFTTFEEGKPVAAGFDSPAYAAWNSFRESDDARYVTLTLPRTLARLPYGEKGLGTKLFSYEELNTDQDGNPNPSSNDELVWSNAAYELGLKMTQAFTAYGWCTAIRGLDNGGKVENLPNLTYKTEAGDLVQQCPTEVNLTDEREKELSDLGFLPLVHYKNSNYGVFIGGQTTQQPKTYTDPDATANAAISARLPYIMASGRIAHYLKVMGRDKLGSNLEAPDIQRELQLWIDQYTNAGAIGNDQRAKTPLAESRIEVVEQPGKPGAYSAVAHLRPWLQLEELTTSVRMVAKIPG; encoded by the coding sequence ATGACGACGGAAGTTGAAAACCAACCACAAGCAGAAGCGGCTGAAGCTTCGTTGAGCTTTCTGGATCGTGCAATCGAAGCGACCACAAAAACGCCAGCGGATACAACAAAAGAACTGTTCTCAGTATTAGCAGAGCAAGCGCTAAGCGGCACGGTAACATGGGACAAGAACGTCACCAAAACGATTGAAAACGCCATCGTAGAGATCGATAAAAAGCTTTCTAAACAGCTATCGAAAGTCATGCAAGAAAATGACTTCCAAAAACTAGAAGGCTCATGGCGTGGTCTGCAAAAACTGGTTAAAGAGAGCGACCTAGGGCGTTCACTGAAAATCAAAATGGTCGACTACACCAAAGACGAGCTGCTTGATCAATTTGAAGATGCGCCAGCCATCGACCGTAGCCCACTGTTTAACGCGGTATACCAAGGCGAATACGGCACAGCAGGTGGTGAACCATACGGTACCTTCATCGGTGACTACGAGTTCAGCGCAAAAGATGAAGACGTCGCCCTACTACGCTACATGGGTGAAGTAGCCGCTGCGTGTCACGCTCCGTTCATTGCCGCAGCAAACGCAGAAATGTTTGAGTTCAATGACTTCACAACCTTTGAAGAAGGCAAACCTGTTGCGGCTGGTTTTGATTCTCCGGCTTATGCTGCATGGAACTCGTTCCGTGAAAGTGACGACGCGCGCTACGTAACTCTAACACTACCTCGTACACTCGCTCGCCTTCCTTACGGTGAGAAAGGTCTTGGCACCAAACTGTTTAGCTACGAAGAGTTAAACACTGACCAAGATGGCAATCCGAATCCATCTAGCAACGATGAGTTGGTTTGGTCAAATGCGGCTTACGAGTTGGGTCTGAAAATGACGCAAGCGTTCACTGCGTACGGTTGGTGTACAGCGATTCGCGGTCTGGATAACGGAGGTAAAGTAGAAAACCTACCAAACCTAACGTACAAGACCGAAGCTGGCGACTTGGTTCAGCAATGTCCAACAGAAGTGAACCTAACCGACGAACGCGAGAAAGAGTTAAGTGACCTAGGCTTCTTGCCACTGGTTCACTACAAGAACTCAAACTACGGCGTGTTCATCGGTGGTCAAACAACACAGCAACCGAAAACGTACACAGATCCAGATGCAACAGCAAACGCAGCCATTTCAGCACGTCTTCCTTACATCATGGCAAGTGGTCGCATCGCTCACTACTTGAAAGTCATGGGTCGCGACAAGTTAGGTTCAAACCTAGAAGCGCCAGACATTCAACGCGAACTTCAACTATGGATCGATCAATACACCAACGCAGGTGCAATTGGTAACGATCAACGAGCGAAAACGCCATTGGCAGAGTCTCGCATTGAAGTGGTTGAACAACCGGGTAAACCGGGCGCGTATTCAGCCGTTGCTCACCTAAGACCTTGGCTACAACTTGAAGAACTGACTACGTCGGTTCGCATGGTAGCGAAGATCCCAGGTTAA
- a CDS encoding type VI secretion system Vgr family protein, with amino-acid sequence MADKYSSSASLMSAKDSSNQEHIISNATIKQALSEPFEIKAMLVSSGFDMQDQLGQFLTINRYFNESGSNTLNRSYNGVVTLIQHLGMDSNLQNHQYEITLKPWFWLLKHTHSFRVYQNQSTQEIVSDIFDNAGFKGNYKISSMPSTKREYCLQYNESDFDFVSHLLAEEGVHYYFEHASGSHTMILQDAQTPFDKASTAKFDMKETPTGSLPLLEDWCPTVAFHGASVELSSYDYSQTKLITSGSKTSSNTIANNTKLANTRYPTLGISGDMTDLSSNLAKRRIEYVEQDYQSVIASAKHDLFELGTYFSLSSHLDKDQLGDFSVISMEVEYTESAQSSTRLKVIPKDTPHYPQPRSKQVVQGLQSAVVAGSTAGGINQDEQGRVRIQFQWDTDASGDKTSCYVRVAQMLAGSGYGAQFVPRVGQEVLVSFIDGDPDRPIITGSVYNSKNAPPYAEANTTKSGIKTQLSGESNELYFDDKKDNELLYLHAAKDLTQEVENNQTETIKGELSQTVTKSVSVSTEDNYSLSVTKALSEKAKSISIEADDSIELKVGSSKITLSSSSIAIEATNIDVKASSALNLEGTNVTSKATSANKVSGTTTALEATSSNSISGLSISIKADTTLSAEGSLSAEFKSGLKATFDGGVMGEVKGAIVKVN; translated from the coding sequence ATGGCTGATAAATACAGCAGTTCGGCTAGCTTGATGTCTGCAAAAGATTCAAGTAATCAAGAACATATCATAAGCAATGCAACAATAAAGCAAGCCTTATCGGAGCCCTTTGAAATCAAAGCAATGCTGGTATCCAGTGGCTTTGACATGCAAGATCAACTAGGTCAGTTTCTTACAATAAACCGTTATTTCAACGAATCTGGCAGCAATACACTCAATCGTTCCTACAATGGAGTTGTGACATTGATCCAACATTTAGGAATGGATTCTAATTTGCAGAATCACCAATACGAAATAACGCTTAAACCTTGGTTTTGGTTATTAAAACACACACATTCTTTCCGGGTTTATCAAAATCAATCCACACAAGAAATTGTCAGTGATATTTTCGATAACGCTGGTTTCAAAGGAAACTATAAAATATCCAGCATGCCTTCGACCAAGCGTGAATATTGTTTGCAATATAACGAATCGGATTTTGACTTCGTTTCTCACCTGCTCGCTGAGGAAGGTGTTCATTATTATTTCGAGCATGCGAGTGGTTCACACACCATGATTTTGCAAGATGCTCAAACCCCATTTGATAAAGCCAGCACAGCGAAATTTGATATGAAGGAAACGCCGACAGGATCACTTCCTTTGCTTGAAGATTGGTGCCCTACCGTTGCTTTTCATGGCGCGAGTGTTGAGCTTTCAAGCTACGATTATTCGCAGACGAAACTCATCACCAGCGGCAGTAAAACCTCCAGCAATACCATTGCCAACAACACTAAACTTGCCAACACGCGTTACCCGACTTTAGGCATCAGCGGTGACATGACGGATCTCTCTAGTAATCTTGCCAAGCGTCGAATCGAGTATGTCGAGCAGGATTACCAAAGTGTCATTGCCAGCGCAAAACATGATCTCTTCGAGCTCGGTACTTACTTCTCGCTCTCAAGCCATCTAGACAAAGATCAACTTGGTGACTTTTCGGTCATTAGTATGGAAGTGGAATACACTGAAAGTGCACAGAGCAGCACCAGACTGAAAGTGATCCCAAAAGATACCCCTCACTACCCTCAACCTCGCTCAAAACAAGTCGTTCAGGGCTTGCAAAGCGCAGTCGTTGCTGGCTCAACCGCGGGTGGTATTAATCAGGACGAACAAGGTCGCGTGCGTATTCAATTCCAATGGGATACAGACGCAAGTGGCGACAAAACCAGTTGTTATGTTCGCGTCGCACAAATGCTTGCGGGAAGTGGTTACGGTGCTCAGTTTGTGCCACGAGTCGGGCAAGAGGTTCTGGTCTCTTTCATCGATGGCGATCCAGATAGACCAATCATCACAGGCAGCGTTTACAACAGCAAAAATGCCCCGCCATACGCAGAAGCCAACACAACAAAGTCAGGCATCAAAACTCAGCTTTCTGGTGAAAGCAATGAGCTCTACTTCGATGACAAAAAAGACAATGAACTGCTTTACCTTCATGCAGCCAAAGACCTGACACAAGAAGTTGAAAACAACCAAACCGAAACCATCAAGGGTGAACTAAGCCAGACAGTTACCAAATCGGTATCAGTGTCGACAGAAGACAACTACTCGCTGAGCGTAACCAAAGCATTAAGCGAAAAAGCCAAGTCGATTTCGATTGAAGCTGACGATTCTATCGAGCTCAAAGTTGGCTCAAGCAAAATAACCCTGTCCTCATCATCCATTGCCATTGAAGCAACCAATATCGACGTCAAAGCCAGCAGCGCGCTGAATTTGGAAGGGACCAACGTCACCAGCAAAGCCACTTCAGCCAACAAGGTTTCAGGCACCACGACGGCGCTTGAAGCAACCAGTTCAAACAGCATTTCTGGCTTGAGTATTTCCATCAAAGCGGACACCACGCTTTCTGCTGAAGGCTCTTTGAGTGCGGAGTTTAAATCGGGTCTCAAAGCGACATTTGATGGCGGCGTAATGGGTGAAGTGAAAGGCGCAATTGTAAAGGTTAACTAA
- the prpB gene encoding methylisocitrate lyase has protein sequence MSLSPGAKFRLAIEQNNPLQIVGTINPYCAMMAKNLGHQAIYLSGGGIANASYGLPDLGITTLNDVLVDVDRITNACDLPLLVDIDTGFGGAFNIARTIKAMEKAGAAAVHMEDQVAQKRCGHRPNKAIVSQQEMVDRVKAAVDARNDESFVIMARTDALAVEGMDSAIERAIACVEAGADMIFPEAMNQLDQYQQFSTALEDATGKHVPILANITEFGQTPLYGCEELAQSKVDMVLYPLSAFRAMNKAAEMVYKHLLEVGNQEALLDSMQTRKELYEHLNYHDYENKLDKLFSEDK, from the coding sequence ATGAGCTTATCTCCGGGGGCGAAGTTCAGACTCGCCATTGAGCAAAACAACCCGCTGCAGATCGTCGGCACCATTAACCCATACTGCGCCATGATGGCGAAAAACTTGGGTCACCAAGCTATCTATTTGTCGGGTGGCGGCATCGCCAACGCATCTTACGGTTTGCCAGATCTTGGCATTACGACACTGAACGATGTTTTGGTGGATGTAGACCGCATCACCAACGCGTGTGATTTGCCGTTATTGGTTGATATCGATACTGGCTTTGGCGGTGCATTTAATATTGCTCGCACCATTAAAGCGATGGAAAAAGCAGGTGCGGCGGCAGTACACATGGAAGACCAAGTGGCGCAGAAGCGTTGTGGCCATCGTCCAAATAAAGCGATTGTTAGCCAACAAGAAATGGTCGACCGAGTGAAAGCAGCGGTGGATGCACGTAATGACGAAAGCTTTGTCATTATGGCTCGTACCGATGCGTTAGCGGTGGAAGGCATGGACAGTGCAATTGAACGAGCGATTGCGTGTGTGGAAGCAGGCGCAGACATGATCTTCCCAGAGGCGATGAATCAGCTAGACCAATATCAACAGTTTTCGACAGCGCTTGAAGACGCGACAGGGAAGCACGTTCCGATTCTTGCCAACATTACTGAGTTTGGGCAAACGCCACTTTACGGCTGTGAAGAGTTAGCCCAATCCAAAGTAGACATGGTTTTGTACCCATTGAGCGCATTCCGTGCGATGAACAAAGCTGCCGAGATGGTTTACAAACACTTGCTAGAAGTTGGTAACCAAGAAGCGCTGCTTGATTCAATGCAGACACGAAAAGAGCTGTATGAGCACCTCAATTACCACGACTACGAGAATAAGTTAGATAAGCTGTTCTCGGAGGATAAATAG
- a CDS encoding ImpA family type VI secretion system protein produces MVDVDSLLAPITNGSPSGVYLKLDRSAYRALRNNYNAAQSSFRQLVETPDASGDQALLESNDENWVQLRTATYHALTQSSKDLELLGWYITSQLFTDSPYRNLADATQVLLSTVEQFWDSLNPFLPEDKLKSAEESGIARERAEFRMKPLLQLVGETQDTTALYMPLQLIGLIDDVTFGDYLRAERNGSLGEIKTKAQNLFNADTQDTLMDLAQTYQNLDAIEQAIAQQCQPVNATPVSFKFIKENIAELINAIRHLTENKFSKWPLDDQFRLISEEAQAPPVEANSPETTNQANEDVKAAPASSEPETEQITTPLLEPIPSNETHQPAAPTTMNIAGQIQNRDHAFHELRKLADYFKQTEPHSPVPFLLERAIRWGYLSLPELLQEMTGGNNQVLAHINQLTGMDNLEQTILKTIPEPQPAPESVPTVPAPEVQTPSNEESQSATSKEPTTSEQSDTPNTTNQPEVKTTQSSSGITDFEW; encoded by the coding sequence ATGGTTGATGTTGATAGTCTTTTGGCTCCTATCACAAATGGGTCGCCAAGTGGCGTCTATCTAAAGCTTGATAGAAGTGCTTATCGAGCACTGAGAAACAATTACAATGCGGCGCAGTCGTCATTTCGCCAGTTGGTTGAAACTCCTGACGCGTCTGGTGATCAAGCGTTGCTTGAGAGCAACGATGAGAACTGGGTACAACTGCGAACCGCTACCTACCATGCCCTCACCCAGTCAAGCAAAGACTTGGAGTTGCTGGGTTGGTATATCACTAGCCAGTTGTTCACCGACTCACCCTATCGAAATCTTGCCGACGCAACGCAAGTTCTTTTAAGCACTGTGGAGCAGTTTTGGGACTCACTCAATCCGTTCCTTCCTGAAGACAAACTAAAAAGCGCAGAAGAGTCCGGCATCGCAAGAGAGCGCGCTGAGTTCCGGATGAAACCTCTGCTACAACTTGTCGGCGAAACTCAAGATACCACTGCCCTGTATATGCCTTTGCAGTTGATTGGCTTGATTGACGATGTCACCTTTGGCGATTACCTACGCGCAGAGCGCAACGGTTCGCTTGGCGAAATCAAAACTAAAGCGCAAAACCTATTCAACGCTGACACGCAAGACACCTTAATGGATTTGGCACAAACCTATCAAAATCTTGATGCCATAGAACAAGCCATCGCTCAGCAGTGCCAACCAGTTAATGCCACGCCAGTAAGTTTCAAATTCATTAAAGAAAACATCGCCGAACTGATTAACGCGATTCGTCATCTCACTGAAAACAAGTTTTCTAAATGGCCGCTGGATGATCAATTTAGATTGATTTCTGAAGAAGCTCAGGCTCCCCCCGTCGAGGCAAACTCTCCTGAAACAACCAATCAGGCAAATGAAGATGTAAAAGCAGCACCAGCCTCATCAGAGCCAGAAACAGAACAAATTACGACGCCGTTGCTAGAGCCGATTCCTTCAAATGAAACACACCAGCCAGCGGCACCAACTACGATGAATATCGCAGGCCAGATTCAAAATCGCGATCATGCCTTTCATGAACTTAGAAAGTTAGCTGACTACTTCAAACAAACCGAACCACATAGCCCAGTGCCGTTCTTACTTGAGCGAGCGATTCGTTGGGGCTACCTAAGTTTGCCTGAACTACTGCAAGAGATGACGGGCGGCAACAACCAAGTGCTGGCCCATATCAATCAACTCACTGGAATGGACAACTTAGAACAAACCATTCTTAAGACAATTCCTGAACCACAACCAGCGCCAGAGTCGGTTCCAACCGTGCCAGCGCCTGAGGTTCAAACGCCCTCTAATGAGGAGTCTCAAAGTGCAACGTCAAAAGAACCAACAACGTCAGAGCAAAGCGACACTCCTAATACAACCAACCAACCAGAAGTAAAAACTACTCAATCGTCGAGCGGTATTACCGATTTCGAGTGGTGA
- a CDS encoding DUF6931 family protein has protein sequence MKYKKIPYQTAGQILPRFKASNEAKALLDEETSISDAIQSLRDKELYNDLVQFLTHALPVREAIWWGALCLNQRNQEWSPLQKQSVETCMAWVRSPSEELRRKAEHLSHRLELNCGPSWLAQAVFWNGSGSIVAPDIPPVMPDPFLYAKATAGAINHAAALPEWDKTKPYYQAAIAMALDIAAGGQGTPDSQSQTAVQGEAR, from the coding sequence ATGAAATATAAGAAGATTCCATACCAAACGGCTGGGCAAATACTACCGAGATTTAAAGCTAGCAACGAAGCAAAGGCACTGCTCGACGAAGAAACCAGCATCAGCGATGCAATTCAATCACTTAGAGACAAAGAGCTCTACAACGATCTCGTGCAGTTTTTGACGCACGCTCTGCCCGTCCGTGAAGCCATCTGGTGGGGAGCACTGTGTTTAAATCAACGTAATCAAGAATGGTCACCACTTCAAAAGCAGAGTGTCGAAACTTGCATGGCTTGGGTGCGTTCACCCTCCGAAGAATTGCGCCGCAAAGCCGAACATCTATCTCATCGATTGGAACTGAATTGTGGGCCATCTTGGCTTGCTCAAGCAGTATTTTGGAATGGTTCTGGCAGCATCGTTGCACCAGATATTCCACCCGTTATGCCTGATCCATTTTTGTATGCCAAAGCGACTGCAGGTGCGATAAATCACGCAGCTGCCCTTCCTGAATGGGACAAAACTAAACCTTACTATCAAGCCGCAATCGCAATGGCTTTGGATATCGCTGCAGGCGGTCAAGGCACCCCAGATAGCCAATCACAAACTGCAGTGCAAGGAGAAGCACGATGA